One Aspergillus oryzae RIB40 DNA, chromosome 2 genomic window carries:
- a CDS encoding uncharacterized protein (predicted protein), which translates to MSATPSTPGEPGILQQPAPTQQLNRSCESCRGLKVRCLPDPKSPSQCLRCAKAKRACVFVAPQRRRPRKRTDSRVAQLEREMRQMRSLLKDRFRIEEESSSESSGSEVEESEEPDFGADPQETLSIVPDAPSSASGSFRNMELSPGAPASSSYPNTLNSGSDAFASATPIPPCYGLEGPSGGDIIDRGLISLEFANELVSFYISELTAFAPMVLLPPNTTASHLRRSKPMLFLSVIAAAAIAIDDSLAAVLNRELVRLYAERFFINGDKSFELVQALLLMIVFYYPPESPLKLQNYQYTHIAATMALEIGLASKRKVPNNASRKASKRGSYDEHMAEQARAILGCYHLASNVAMKTRRPNLLLFNDWMQECVKHLERSPNMIDRHMATWFELQKIVDQAMASFGLDDTSSTTPLTESRVQAILRWFDNQMQNWKKNISADMLTGNFPRYLEDRNGSGLKADRFSFLLVTMTFEYHFTNLAIYELGVGEGYRDPDAIKQQYYALPAPEDGNQPAKAPLSAIRVDITIKWMNAAQEMLDFFLSCDTDLMRKLPNLIYTRVGVAVMSLLKVYFSVKSGALGEFVSPQSINMEMYLEAMTRRLTEASGNMKYKVPSRWLYIVGVKARNWYDRFQQRQMQTEVGLAPPLSASPQRSASPAPMQTAQFSSADSSQPVGTLAMNAEVPQIAVMHPMDGAYGASAATNTIWQADQANRQVFLMNQYAGYHSPVVPTQYPYGEFSQQGVAMDPPQQGQPPIPPRTGMELDGWLPDGSICGMPPLPGM; encoded by the exons ATGTCGGCTACTCCCTCAACGCCTGGTGAACCGGGTATACTCCAACAACCGGCCCCCACCCAGCAATTAAACCGATCCTGTGAATCATGTCGAGGTCTGAAGGTCCGCTGCCTTCCTGACCCCAAATCTCCCAGTCAGTGTCTGCGATGTGCTAAAGCCAAGAGAGCCTGCGTATTCGTGGCACCCCAACGCAGACGACCACGCAAGCGAACCGATTCGCGGGTTGCTCagttggagagggagatgCGACAGATGCGCTCCCTTCTCAAGGACCGCTTCCggatcgaggaagaaagtaGCTCGGAAAGCTCGGGTAGCGAAGTCGAGGAATCAGAGGAACCTGACTTTGGGGCTGATCCCCAAGAAACCTTATCCATTGTGCCGGATGCCCCGAGCAGTGCTTCGGGATCCTTCAGAAACATGGAGCTCTCGCCGGGCGCtccagcatcttcttcataccCAAACACTTTGAACAGTGGTTCTGATGCATTCGCATCTGCCACGCCGATCCCACCCTGCTATGGTCTCGAAGGACCCTCAGGCGGCGACATTATCGATCGGGGGTTAATCTCGCTGGAATTTGCCAATGAATTGGTGTCATTTTATATCAGCGAGCTAACCGCTTTTGCCCCTATGGTTCTGCTCCCTCCAAATACCACAGCCTCACACCTGCGTCGGTCGAAGCCCATGCTGTTTCTTTCCGTGATTGCCGCCGCTGCGATTGCTATAGATGATAGTTTGGCTGCTGTCCTCAACCGCGAATTGGTCCGACTCTACGCAGAACGGTTTTTCATCAATGGCGATAAGTCATTCGAGTTGGTTCAGGCATTGCTCCTGATGATCGTCTTTTACTACCCGCCAGAATCTCCGTTGAAACTGCAAAATTATCAGTATACTCACATCGCTGCTACCATGGCCCTGGAGATCGGGCTAGCCTCAAAACGTAAGGTGCCGAATAATGCAAGTCGCAAAGCGAGCAAGCGTGGTTCGTACGATGAACACATGGCGGAACAGGCCAGAGCAATTCTGGGGTGTTATCATTTGGCCTCTAA CGTTGCCATGAAAACGCGCCGGCCCAActtgctcctcttcaacGACTGGATGCAAGAATGTGTAAAACACCTGGAGCGCTCACCCAATATGATAGATCGACACATGGCTACCTGGTTCGAATTGCAGAAGATCGTTGACCAAGCTATGGCTTCCTTCGGTCTTGATGACACCAGCTCAACGACCCCGCTGACAGAATCGCGAGTCCAGGCCATATTGAGATGGTTCGATAACCAAATGCAGAATTGGAAAAAGAATATTTCTGCGGACATGCTCACAGGTAATTTTCCTCGGTATCTGGAAGATCGGAATGGTAGCGGGTTAAAGGCTGAccgtttctctttcttgttaGTGACCATGACATTTGAATACCATTTCACCAACCTCGCCATTTACGAGCTCGGTGTTGGTGAAGGCTATCGAGATCCCGATGCGATTAAGCAACAATATTATGCACTTCCAGCACCGGAGGATGGCAACCAGCCGGCAAAGGCCCCTCTGAGCGCTATTCGCGTAGACATCACGATCAAATGGATGAATGCAGCTCAAGAGAtgctcgacttcttcctAAGTTGTGACACGGACTTGATGCGGAAACTCCCCAATCTCATTTACACACGAGTCGGCGTAGCAGTCATGTCACTTCTGAAGGTTTACTTTTCGGTCAAATCAGGAGCCCTAGGCGAATTCGTGAGCCCTCAATCCATCAATATGGAGATGTACTTAGAGGCCATGACGCGAAGGCTAACAGAGGCAAGCGGAAATATGAAGTATAAGGTCCCAAGCCGGTGGTTATACATCGTCGGGGTGAAGGCTCGAAATTGGTATGACCGGTTCCAGCAGCGGCAGATGCAGACAGAAGTCGGCCTCGCTCCACCGCTGAGTGCAAGTCCACAGCGCTCTGCGAGCCCGGCGCCTATGCAAACTGCACAGTTCAGCTCGGCCGATTCATCGCAGCCAGTAGGAACCCTTGCAATGAATGCCGAAGTGCCGCAGATCGCAGTTATGCACCCTATGGATGGGGCCTATGGAGCATCAGCAGCCACGAACACGATCTGGCAGGCTGATCAAGCCAACCGGCAAGTTTTTCTCATGAATCAATATGCTGGCTACCACTCGCCTGTGGTACCAACCCAGTATCCATACGGAGAATTTTCGCAGCAAGGTGTTGCAATGGACCCCCCGCAGCAAGGCCAGCCACCCATTCCTCCTCGAACAGGAATGGAGCTAGATGGCTGGCTTCCCGATGGAAGTATCTGCGGGATGCCCCCATTACCGGGGATGTAG
- a CDS encoding uncharacterized protein (predicted protein): protein MAPVAQSDVDMDSHTSDMASHDSQLRRQFSEPLHAHSTSTHSPSPSPMTTPRAKCAWCGKFFESSDDDPYSQNEALEEHIAMMHPHIAKFSLYDGVADEEKEETYDVDEQHGDDTVLTAPASEADEAPEAEEDGLMEAGDDSGHEGGEAMEGFDNENDQNDIDGPEAEGDGEGHEGESDLALFNQLHEFSRQEDSVSLDKRIHNLWNLHEISKFSGGFEETSTNISGTWMKVFDDPKRVKKRDTSELLVRPEPYKSSKSSRGEFLEISPLENFLVQLRDPELRSSDELYAITENIANVLKVWQDEYLAIEKLCKHATRQNVKPTSDPRKLERPEVYEDKKEAMLYGYKHETKEDKVRNQNPFVQGGFKPTPAQFRKMTAKAGPNNPNPDGWPTIMKFGVEHVPKFQNPPREEFVGKATRKRKAAELEAANKANETDEALNGSPAPIEEEPFAKRRTRTRRAGELDTQPAGSPAPSRGSFRGRGRGRGRGAARGMSRAGSEAPQPVAPVAPARSFGRGHGREVAASAGPLQSRPATAQLAPIEPAPRGDSATATPVSTQAGVAQDELLDPAEKARREKIANSKNPKRTEAMLNHWARFNREGRTRNPKRSKAQIEADRAAEAARKAAEPPKTVGKKKKSDSPVFGGPTRADGLAPAPGIPGPGALAPGPPGPHPQLAPMPPARSMAPYAPIDPRAVASFPPAPHGPHGLQPPPPPQPYRTPYPELYFPYGAAAAGLPPPGHTRPA from the coding sequence ATGGCTCCTGTCGCTCAAAGCGACGTTGACATGGACAGCCATACTTCGGACATGGCCAGCCACGACTCGCAGCTGCGCCGACAATTCTCCGAACCACTCCATGCCCATTCTACATCTACTCACTCACCATCCCCTTCACCCATGACCACTCCTAGAGCTAAGTGCGCATGGTGTGGGAAATTCTTCGAGTCCTCGGATGACGATCCATATTCTCAAAATGAGGCTCTTGAAGAACACATTGCTATGATGCATCCGCACATTGCCAAATTCTCTTTGTATGATGGCGTCGctgatgaagagaaagaagagacataTGACGTGGATGAACAGCATGGGGATGACACTGTACTCACAGCTCCTGCGTCAGAAGCAGACGAGGCTCCagaggccgaagaagatggtcTAATGGAAGCCGGTGATGATAGTGGGCATGAAGGTGGTGAAGCCATGGAAGGTTTCGACAACGAAAATGACCAGAACGACATTGACGGTCCTGAAGCCGAAGGTGACGGGGAAGGCCATGAAGGCGAGTCAGATCTTGCTCTTTTCAACCAACTCCATGAGTTCTCTCGCCAAGAGGACTCAGTGTCCTTAGACAAACGCATTCATAACCTCTGGAACCTCCATGAAATCAGCAAGTTTTCCGGAGGTTTTGAAGAAACATCGACCAACATCAGTGGAACCTGGATGAAAGTCTTCGATGACCCCAAACGTGTCAAGAAACGTGACACATCTGAATTACTAGTACGCCCAGAACCTTACAAAAGTTCTAAGAGTTCTAGAGGAGAATTCCTTGAAATTTCGCCTCTGGAAAATTTCTTAGTCCAACTTCGTGATCCAGAACTACGCTCAAGCGATGAGCTTTACGCCATAACCGAAAACATCGCCAATGTTCTGAAAGTATGGCAAGACGAGTACTTGGCCATCGAAAAGCTCTGCAAACACGCAACCCGACAAAATGTAAAGCCAACCAGCGATCCACGGAAGCTCGAAAGGCCCGAGGTCtatgaagacaagaaagaggcgATGCTCTATGGCTACAAGCATGAAACGAAAGAAGATAAAGTTCGCAACCAGAACCCCTTCGTTCAAGGTGGATTCAAGCCTACGCCAGCTCAGTTCAGAAAGATGACTGCCAAAGCTGGCCCGAACAACCCTAATCCTGACGGCTGGCCAACAATTATGAAATTCGGCGTTGAGCATGTTCCCAAATTCCAGAACCCTCCGCGAGAGGAGTTCGTCGGTAAGGCAACCCGCAAGCGCAAGGCCGCAGAGTTGGAAGCGGCGAACAAAGCCAACGAGACCGACGAGGCACTAAACGGTTCACCAGCGCCCATAGAGGAAGAGCCATTTGCCAAGCGGCGCACTCGCACCCGTCGTGCTGGGGAGCTGGATACTCAACCCGCAGGGTCTCCGGCCCCATCACGAGGCTCTTTTCGTGGCCGGGGCCGGGGTCGTGGGCGGGGAGCTGCACGAGGAATGTCTCGTGCGGGTTCTGAGGCTCCGCAGCCTGTGGCGCCCGTGGCGCCAGCTCGATCGTTTGGCCGTGGCCACGGCCGTGAGGTTGCAGCGTCCGCTGGGCCGTTACAATCACGTCCTGCAACGGCTCAGTTGGCGCCAATTGAACCGGCGCCCCGCGGAGATTCAGCAACTGCGACTCCTGTCAGCACTCAGGCAGGGGTTGCCCAGGACGAATTACTTGACCCAGCTGAAAAGGCTCGCCGCGAGAAGATCGCCAACTCCAAGAATCCAAAGCGGACAGAGGCCATGCTTAATCACTGGGCCCGGTTCAACCGGGAGGGCCGGACCCGTAACCCGAAACGTTCTAAAGCTCAGATTGAGGCCGATCGGGCGGCTGAAGCTGCCAGAAAGGCAGCCGAGCCTCCAAAGACTgtagggaaaaagaagaaatcggaTAGCCCAGTTTTTGGGGGACCCACGAGAGCCGACGGTCTTGCACCAGCACCCGGAATCCCTGGGCCGGGTGCGCTGGCGCCCGGCCCTCCCGGTCCACACCCTCAACTGGCACCAATGCCTCCAGCGCGGTCAATGGCGCCGTATGCACCCATCGATCCCCGGGCTGTAGCATCCTTCCCTCCGGCTCCCCATGGTCCTCACGGTCTCCagccgccaccgccgccccAACCCTACCGCACTCCATACCCCGAGCTTTACTTCCCGTATGGAGCGGCGGCTGCTGGACTGCCTCCCCCAGGCCATACACGGCCTGCATGA